The nucleotide window TCGCGTTATGCCTTTAAAACCTCAACCCCGCCGAGTATTTGCACAGGGCAGCGGGGGCGGGTTTGGGTGGGCAGCGCCGTTCCACTCTCGGCGGCAGGCGAGGGGCACATCAGGGGCGGGATGGCTCCGCACCTCCCGTCACCGCCGCTCCTCCGCGGACACGCGCGGGCGCGCCCCCGAGCGCCGCCCCACGGCCGCGCGGGCGCCGCCGCACCCGGCTCGGGGCCGAGCCCGCGCCGCGCTCGCCGCCGTGCGCCGCCTGCCGGGGGGAGGCCGTGCCCGCGCCCCGGGCTCGCACACGCGGCGGGCGCAGGCGCGGCTGGGTGGGGCGGGTGCCCGCGCCGCGGCGGGAACGGCTGCGGCCCGCGCGCCCCCGCGGCCcgaggaggggggggggggggggggccgaGCCGCGCGTCCCCCGAAGCGGGGGAAGGGCGATGGGAACCGGCGCGCCGCAGGCCCCGCTGCgcccccctccccgccgcccctgcctcctcctccgcctcctcctccgcGCTCCCCGGGCACAGGCGCGCCCTCCGCTCGCAACGCGCATGCACGcaccccccgcgcccccccctccccgagcgcgcgcgcgcgcgcacTGGAGTGCTCGTGCAGGAGGCGGCGGTGACGGCCGGAGAGACGCGCGCAGGCCCCCCCCCCCaagaccccctccccaaattcccccccataccctccctccctccctccttcccgtCCCTTCCCCCGTCCCTCTCCCGCGCGGCGGCAGTGGCAGCGGCagcccccccgcgccccccgggAAGCGCGGCTCCGCGCGCGCGGGCGGGCGGCAGGTAAGCGCGAgccctttcccccctcccccccccccgctccgctcccgcgCCGCGGCCGGGCCGCCGTTCCGctgcgcgcgcgcgcgcgcgcttTCCCTCGCacgccccctccctcctcctcctcctcctcccctccctctgccaTCCCTCCCCCGCTCGCCGCCGCCGTTACGGCCCCGGCAGCGCGCGCTGGGTGAGATGGCGCCGCCGCGGGCGCGCCCGCCGCCAGCAgccccggcgccgccgcgcTCCTGCCTCCCGCGGGCGAGGGGAGGGCCAGCGGGAgcggggagaggaggaggaggacacGTCCAGCGGCGGATGCGCACGCTGCGGCGCGCGGGTTCCGCGCGGCGGCCGCCGCAACAAAGGGGCGCGCGGCCGCGACCAGCCGGCGGGAGAGCAGCTAGAGCGGGGAGGGCGAGAGGCAGGcacggacggacggacggacagaAGGAGGGAGCGGGGCGCCGTCCCCGCGCAGCCCCGTGaggcggcgcggcgggagcgccgGGCTCGCTCCGGAGAGCGGCCGCCTGGCGCTCGCGGGCGCCCCCGAcgccgggccgggagcgcggGCGGCGCGGCAGGGGCCGGGCTGGTCCCGCCGGGAGCCCGCCCGCGCCGCGGGTGCGTGGAGCGGGCGTGCGCCTCGGCGGTTACGGGCACGGCGGCCGCGAGAGCCGAGCGTGTCCCGAGCAGTCTCAGCCCCGAAAACGCCTCCCTGCGGCCCTTACGGAGGATGCGGCCGCGTAAAAAGTGTGTGGAGGAATAAGTATGAATTGCCCAGAGGAGTAAGTAACCGGAGCTTTCTTAAATCAGAGCTGGAAAGGCTCTGGGCAAGTGTCTGACCCGCTCCATTCGGCAAAGGACTAACTTTGTTCTTTGCCAGTTCACCCTTGTGTACTCTGCAGCCCTGTTTTCAGCCAATTACTTCTATAATTAGTTCTCTCTTAGTGTCAACAGAATTGCAGCAAAATTGAATACTGTTTAACAGGATGGTGCGATTTCTGCTAGATTACTAGCAGCGACGTCTCactgtttaaaaagaaagcattttccCCATCTTGCAAAGAACTCTAAAAAGATCCCGTTGAAATAGTTGTTTGTCCTACCATCTTCAGTGCTGGACTGATACATTTTCCTGGGCCAGCAGAACCAGATACCCcataaatatatacaatatTGCTTTCcggttttgtttccttttgtatATTTCAAGTATTTACAGACTTACTATCTGGCTATCTTAAAGTTTTGTTATATAGgactaagaaaataattttggctgtccttttttttgcctttttttttttttttttttttttagtttttctgtgTAGCCAGAAACACTTTAGTGGAGGTGCTAGGACTGCAGAGGTATTTGTAGGGAGCCAGGTGTTCCCATACCGTTCCCATACAGCACCAAGAGTTGCAAACCTATCATCATTCCTGTCATCTGCTTCTGCTTTATATATGGTTAAGGATAAATTAGAATTTAGGGAAGAAATTCCCAGGAGATCTGTGCCAGGCAGCACAGGATTTGTTCCAAACCAAGTATTAAAtttccctcctctctgctgtATTTCCTGCTTTGGCACAATGTTTTAGCAATGTATTTTATCTAActttaaataattgaaaatgcTCTCTTTTAACACTCAGAATAATTTTTGGAATAGATAATATCACATCTTGAAATGTTATTATCTTCCCATCTTTCAGGCTGAAGGTGGCCCATTCTGAGATTAATTTAATAATCGTTTGCTTAGAAAACTTCCTGCATTGTTCATGGTAAGGCTTATATTTGATATTTCAAATTTAGTTTGTCGTGCTGACTTATTTAGTGTATTTCTTACACATTTTAAGTGTTAACATTTCCTTTAGCTATAATAATGACTTATGAGTTGGGTCATGCATTTACTCAGAattgcagtttaaaagaaaaagctttcaaTTTTGTGTAACTGAATCAATAAAGATTTGAATAATTGTAAATTGTGTAACCTAAGAAAGACCTTTATGCATTcacaattttaaaatcagtttcaGAGTGATGCTTTTAGAGTCTAACAGGCTTTTTGTGGtcattttatgtaaaaaaaaaggttgCGTTTTTCTTAAATGATGGAAATTGCTTCATCGCTTGGGATTTTGTGACTTAGACTGCTTTATAAAAGTTACAAAATTTTCCTGTTAATTTACAGGAGTTTTTCATCAGTATGTCTGAAACCATTAAGTATAATGACGACGATCACAAAACTGTGTTCTTGAAAACACTGAATGAGCAACGTTTGGAAGGAGAATTTTGTGACATCGCTATTGTGGTTGAAGATGTTAAGTTCAGAGCCCATAGGTGCGTGCTTGCTGCCTGCAGTACCTACTTCAAAAAGCTTTTCAAGAAACTTGAAGTTGATAGCTCATCAGTAATAGAAATAGATTTTCTTCGTTCTGATATTTTTGAGGAAGTTCTCAATTATATGTATACTGCAAagatttctgttaaaaaagaGGATGTAAACTTGATGATGTCTTCAGGCCAGATCCTTGGTATTCGGTTTCTTGATAAACTCTGCTCTCAAAAACGTGATGTATCTAGTCCTGAAGAAAACACACAGTCCAAGAGCAAGTACTGTCTAAAAATGAACCGTTCTATTGGGGAACCCAATGATACCCAAGATGATGAGGTGGAAGAGATCGGAGATCATGATGACAGTCCATCAGATGTGACAGTGGAAGGCACTCCCCCAAGTCAAGAAGATGGTAAATCACCAACCACTACCCTGAGAGTGCAAGAGGCAATTCTGAAAGAGTTGGGAAGTGAAGAAGTTAGAAAAGTAAACTGTTATGGCCAAGAAGTAGAGCCTATGGAAACAACGGAATCTAAAGACTTAGGATCTCAGACACCTCAGGCACTCACATTTAATGATGGCATAAATGAAGTGAAAGATGAACAGACGCCAGGATGGACCACAGCAGCCGCGGATATGAAGTTTGAGTACTTGCTTTATGGTCACAGGGAGCACATTGTATGTCAGGCTTGCGGCAAGACCTTTTCTGATGAAGCGCGTttgagaaaacatgaaaaactaCACACTGCAGACAGACCATTTGTTTGTGAAATGTGTACGAAGGGCTTCACCACGCAAGCTCATTTGAAAGAACACTTGAAAATACACACGGGTTACAAGCCTTACAGTTGTGAGGTGTGTGGGAAGTCTTTTATTCGGGCACCAGATCTAAAAAAACATGAAAGAGTTCACAGTAATGAGAGGCCATTTGCATGCCATATGTGTGATAAAGCTTTCAAGCACAAGTCCCACCTCAAAGACCATGAAAGAAGGCACCGAGGAGAGAAACCTTTTGTCTGCAGTTCCTGCACTAAAGCATTTGCTAAGGCATCTGACCTAAAAAGGCATGAGAACAATATGCACAGTGAAAGAAAGCAAGTTACAGCAGCCAATTCCATCCAGAGTGAAACAGAACAGTTGCAGGCAGCAGCCATGGCTGCTGAAGCAGAGCAGCAATTAGAAACTATAGCCTGTAGTTAAAAACTAAAGCAGGAATTTTATCAGAATAATATAAGAAATGAAATGGAGCAAAATTTGTTGTTGATGTACATTTAGACTGAGAATCTTTTCAAGAAAGCATATTTTTAGAGGATTTGAATGTTACATAGGGATAAATACATAGCTTCTCTTGGTTaggtattttaaaacatttcagagaTGGGTATTCTTAGAATGTGAAACAGTTTCATTGTCACTAGCAGTATAATGCACTAATAACTGCTTTAATTTCAGAATGTGATCAAGTTCTCTGCACCTGGCTCTCAGCAGCCACGGGATAGAGGTTCGCTGTCCCACAAGTGGCCGGTGGGCAGATACTTGTGTGGCtgtccccgagtctctgccGAGACTGTTGCGGGTGGCGGTGATTGCTGCAGCGCGGGGAGCACAGTAGAAGCACAGAGCACAAGGAAACAGAGGCAAATAAGGGAAGGGCACTTGTCTGAATCTCCAAATCTTTCATGACGAAGTCGGGGTGGAACAAGTGAACTGAATCTGAACCTGAACAGAGTACTTTTATAGGGTAGAGGGAACATGGGGAGGGCATAACCTTTAACCAATAGGAgggcattaggggaggggtgcagggtaagggctCCCCAGTAGAAGCCAATATGGGGAGGGAGCAAATTTTACAACCCAATTCTGCTTTGAGGAGGGGATGAGAGACAGGGAACTCTCCAGAACCAAAGCAGTGTGCTATCTTAGACAGACAGGGGTGAGAC belongs to Taeniopygia guttata chromosome 2, bTaeGut7.mat, whole genome shotgun sequence and includes:
- the ZBTB14 gene encoding zinc finger and BTB domain-containing protein 14, which translates into the protein MEFFISMSETIKYNDDDHKTVFLKTLNEQRLEGEFCDIAIVVEDVKFRAHRCVLAACSTYFKKLFKKLEVDSSSVIEIDFLRSDIFEEVLNYMYTAKISVKKEDVNLMMSSGQILGIRFLDKLCSQKRDVSSPEENTQSKSKYCLKMNRSIGEPNDTQDDEVEEIGDHDDSPSDVTVEGTPPSQEDGKSPTTTLRVQEAILKELGSEEVRKVNCYGQEVEPMETTESKDLGSQTPQALTFNDGINEVKDEQTPGWTTAAADMKFEYLLYGHREHIVCQACGKTFSDEARLRKHEKLHTADRPFVCEMCTKGFTTQAHLKEHLKIHTGYKPYSCEVCGKSFIRAPDLKKHERVHSNERPFACHMCDKAFKHKSHLKDHERRHRGEKPFVCSSCTKAFAKASDLKRHENNMHSERKQVTAANSIQSETEQLQAAAMAAEAEQQLETIACS